A segment of the Excalfactoria chinensis isolate bCotChi1 chromosome Z, bCotChi1.hap2, whole genome shotgun sequence genome:
taaggATAGAGTTACATCATAATTATAAAAATTACTTACAGAATTAAGTAACAGATTTAAAGTGTTTATACTTCTAAATGCAGAGAACAGGGAACTGTCTACATTgttcaaaaaaaacaaaaaaaaccaaaaaacaaaacaacaaaaaaaaaccaacaaaaaaaaccaagctATAAAGATGAAGTCATTAcctaattttaaaatgtgaacaCGAAGACCTTTGAACTATACATATACCAAGATCCATCCAAATTGCACAAATgatgtaaaatacaaaaaacacagcattttcaaGGAACCAGAAGCTGTTTTTACTATCATTCTTTTTCCATATGCAACTAATAGATTTTATctgaagagaaggacttcatttttagttctttttttaaattaaatcatcTACCTCTTTCAATAAAAGGGGGTTTTCCCATACTTTACTCCTTAGTTTAGGGTTTGGCactcaaaggaaaaatgcagcGTTTTACTGGTgtgactttatttatttgttaacaGAATACACGGTCCCTTTAAATGCTGTACGACACATACAACTGGAAAAATTACCTTCTGTTGGCACTATGCTTGTCTCACTGGTGCATTTAATCCTACTAACAACCATTAAAACAGCACAATAAGCAAATTCAcaaaaaactgaacacaaaataaaaacagaacaaaaccaaaacctaaACATTTTTAACATGCAACCTTAGTTTGTTACACTGAACATTCTAACCCTCTAAGCATGCAAAAAATGATGGTCtgcatttaactttttttccttttaaaaagttttaCATGGCAGCCTGACatcacacacgcacacacacacgaTATACAACAGTACTACAGCAGGTAAATGTGAAAGGCCAATAATTTTTATACAAAGATCCATGGCCTGTGCCATCACGGGCCCCATGTAATTTTGGAAAGTAATGTTGAACCCCTAGAACAAGGAACCAACATTTAGTTACCAGGGTAACGCAAGCACTGCATGCAGATCTGAAACATGAGCCTAAAACAAAGCCCAAAGAAGACGGGCAGGGAGTGGAATTAGTGTCAAGCCTCAAAAAGGTGGTTTAAGctactgggaaaagaaaaaacaatggaacaaaagaaaatggaacaaagaaaagattaaaagaaataccTATACAATAGCCAATGGGGACATCTAAAAACAACCATAAAATTTACAGTTTATAGATTATACTCTCATTGGCAGAATATGTGGTGTATTAAAGTGGCTTGCAGACAACCCACAAATGCAAGCCTAATGCAGAAAGTGTTCAGGTAGATCTAATCCTTGGatctttcaaaacaaacttCATACTCCTCAGATGTATAGCCCCACACTCAGTGTACTAAGTTATTCATACATCTTGTGTGTCATCAATACACTCACTCATTCTTGTGCCAGAAATATCAACTTGGGCTCATGGAGCCAGGCTCAGCTTTGAGATTTACATGCAGGACTCTTAAGAGTCAATAGAAAACACATATAACAGATCTGCAGGATGAAAACACTGTTGCAAATCTGCTCACTTTGTTCAAAAGATAAGGAACATTTACTCATGTACTTAGTGCTTAAGGACTGCACTGAGAAACTATTCACTGTAAGACAATAGCCTGCCTTTGGTTGCCCATGATGAAATAACCAGACATAATGCAATATAAAAGCAATGGAGGAAGAATTAAGGTATCATACTTATATGGTGAGTATTTGTTACCATTCAACAGCAAAATGAGGCACAAGCCTTAAGGCTAAAATATGaaatcaggcaaaaaaaaaaaaaaatggacaaaaagGGGCTTAAACCACCAAGTCTTCGGGTACACCCAAATCTGAGACCACACAGACCTCTGATCTTGTGAGTAACAGCATCTCTCCTGCATCCTTCCACTAATGGCATAAGGGAGGATTTCAGAGTACATGTTCCATCAACAGCGCTGTCTTCACAAAACTGCCCTTCCATGAAGCAGTTCTTGGAAACTTGCAGAGTTCTACCTTAGTGTAACATGacaattttgtttctgtgctgattGTTGTTGCCATTCTTATGCTTTCAAAAGCTGCCACACttgcaagaacaaaaaaacaaaacaaaacaacaacaactaaaaaaaatcccaccccACCAACAACCCCAATCTTCATTTGCAACTATCCTATTTGCAAGATTAGAACTGTGAAAGGATTTTGCTGCAGTGGGCTACTAGGTACTTCCACAATCTAATGCAGATGGCTGAACCACTGAGACTGCCTGTAGCTTCCATGAGACAGCACACCACTGGCATGCAGAACTGTAGTGTTCACAGAATGAAATTCAAGTAACAGCATATCTCGAAGTAAGTACAATCTACACCACAAAAGGCAACAACAGAATTAAGCTGTAGATTTGTCTGGACACTCCTTATGtggaaaagccagaaaaaaattaagctgGGAAGGTTccttttttaatcaaaatggttacagacaaacaaacaaacaaatcaaagaagaaaacaaacaaacaaacaaacaaaaaatcaagcaaacaaCAGAATGCAACAGACTGAGTAGAAGGCAGCAAATGCCTCTCCTTCTCTACCATTATGTCTTCAATAAAAAATGACTCCTGTACCCTCCATCCCCCTTGAGACTGTATTTACCACAGTAAAATATAACTATTGTTAGGCATCTAATCCACACATTCAGGTTCCTAGATTTTGGTATTAGATGAGAGACTACTGATTGCCAATGCGTAGTCTAAAGTCTTCCGAAGTAGCATATGTATACTGTTAAACTCATGGCACCAAGCACTTGTGTTTTGCTAAGAGTGTAATGAACAAATAAAGAAGTACAACAATTAGGACTGAAGGCAGCCTTGTTGCATGTATTTTACTGGTTCCTACAACTTGTAAATATGGGCTATTAACCTTGCATTTTCTAGTTAACTGGTTATACagattaaatacattttttatagTTTAAAGACTTTTCACTGAAAGGTGCGCAAGTCAAACACTTGATATTCTACAGCCATGTGACTACTAAAAATGCACAAGTATTTTCATGTACTACAAATTCTTaagaagctgtattttaaaaaaaagtgtagAAACACAGCAGACTGGTGTTACCTGGGTTAGGCACTCCTTAATGCTGCACAAATCATTCAAACCTTTCAGTAACAACAATTCTGTCCCAACCCTAAAAACAAGGACTGCCAGTAGccaagaaattaaatttaatgttACAAAAGAAGGCATATCAAAATATCAAACTACACTTGCATGAGGTGAGTGCAAAGTTGAAGAAAGTTAAGATCTATGAAAAAAATTAGATTAAGGATTACAATACTAGATCAACTTTATACAGCCTGAATTTGCAgctgttttttgcttttaacttccTCCTGCCCAGATATACTGACTTCCTCCAAGAAAAGGAGTTTTCCTACACAAAATGTGTCATGTTcacataatttttttcctactattcagaacaaaacagttttgctgGCAGAGATTGTGGGTTCGCAGGGACACTTAAGCTTTCATTAAACTGGAAAGCAGTCAAGTCTTTTTGTCTacaaattttacatttaataGTTCCACAAATTTGGCAGAGTTCACAATGATGTCTAGGATGTCTTCACCAAATCGTAGACATAAATATGGAAATCATCATCAAACTTGATGAAATAGACAGATGGTTTGGCTTCAACTTGATGAATGACCATGCCAGTCCGTTTTGAGCCATCTTCTTTGGCATATTCCACTTGTTTGCCTACCAGGCTGTCCACAACTTCACCTGGTTCCCGTTCTGCAGGAGGTGAATCATCTGTAACACAAAACCAGTGTACTTTGGTAGGCATAGATGGAATTTCAGTATGGAAAACAACATCAGACTCATCTGCAAAACCAGTAAGAAACTATCAGAACTTTTAAATACATAGTATGCTGTTAGTTTTGTTCAGACAAGCATCTAATAACCAGTGTGCTTCTGAAAATATACAGTTGCATATTTTTTTAGCCTGCCAATAATACAACAGTTCAATTTTACAAAGTCAAGAACAgcactttttgttgtttaatcATAATCAAAAGGTTTACATACATGTTATCAAAAATCTTTGTGGATTACTGAATTTATGCTACCAGCAGGAACAAAACTGGATCTCATCAGCAGCCCTTCCTACCCCCTACACACACATTATGTGATGTTTGAATCACAACAAGCCCACCTCTAAGATTAAGAGTAACCTCTTTGTCAGAAAGAGCTTTTGATTTGACATAGGAATAGATATCATTACTAAAATCTGATCATATTATTTGCTTGGCTAGCAAAATCTACCCAGAAGTATCCTCTTATTTGGACAATGTTTATGCCAAGTATTGATGCAAAAAGACAGGTAAATTTCATAACAAATATGATAAATAGTAATAGCAGCACATTGGAGACCTGGAAGCTAACCTCACCTAAAAAACCAcattctttctctgcttcttttatgGAGTTTCTTTGTAAATGTACAGTTCATCCATAAATGCATCATCACAAATAGTTATCACTCTCTCAAAAGCAGATTTATGTTAAGTATTTGTTGACAAAACATATGCTTAActcattttaatttagaaagaaTTGTGCAGTATTTGCACAGTTTTAGTATCAAAACCAGTAACATGTTTTCCCCTTACAGAAAAAAGCTTACATGAAAAATCATATTTCTCAACAGttaattcttattttaacaTTACCTGCAAACTTAGTGCGCTTCTGAGTACGGTGTCCACATTACTtagaaaaacactgaacaaaactggccctaaaatggagaCTTGGGAACCCTAACAGTCTGATGTAACCCCATTTACTACAACTCTTTGACCCCAAATGTCAGCCAACTGTTCATTCGCTTTACCTTAGGCCTTAAGCAGAGGATCTCAACTATGTAGCTGCCAAAAGCATGCTTCATGCAGCCCAAAACCAAATCCGGAATCGCATCCACAGTCAGCTCTAGCCCAATCTACAGATATGTCCAGAACTGTATCTAGAGTGAGTGAGTAGTTTTtaagcagacaaacaaacaaaccaccccCACAACTTCTCAGATTAACAGAACTGCATTCATACAAGATCATGTTCATGAAAACAAACTCCCGTGTCCATAAACAAACCACAGGCAATATAAAAAGGTGCcactttccagaagaaaaaagaatgaaatgtgcCTACTTACTTGAATCAGGCATAATGCGAAGGTCACCCTCTTTATAATCGTCTAAGAGTTGGTACATGTACAAGACAGGATCTTTCTCATAGGTAATATAAAACCATGTGTTCATAATAGGAGCTCGAGCCAAGACCATCCCCCTCCATTCATCTTTTGAGCCATCTTCTGTCTCAAACATGTGTTCCACAGCTTTGCCAATCATTGTGTCTGCCAGGTGGGCATCACTAATTCGAGATGAAGCTGCAATGACAGCATTCCATAAGTTGATTCAAAAGCACAGATACGTGCCGCTGTGAAAACCggttttattttcatgatttACAAACAAATTTGATTTGAAGTTAGTCAATTAATACGCAAAGCAAATACTGTTCATTCCAGAGAGTTTAC
Coding sequences within it:
- the SPIN1 gene encoding spindlin-1, encoding MKTPFGKSPGQRSRADAGHAGVSASMMKKRTSHKKHRNNVGPSKPISQPRRNIVGCRIQHGWKEGSGPVTQWKGTVLDQVPVNPSLYLIKYDGFDCVYGLELHKDERVSALEVLPDRVASSRISDAHLADTMIGKAVEHMFETEDGSKDEWRGMVLARAPIMNTWFYITYEKDPVLYMYQLLDDYKEGDLRIMPDSNDSPPAEREPGEVVDSLVGKQVEYAKEDGSKRTGMVIHQVEAKPSVYFIKFDDDFHIYVYDLVKTS